A part of Candidatus Binatia bacterium genomic DNA contains:
- a CDS encoding FAD-linked oxidase C-terminal domain-containing protein, with translation MSVPSGASAPAATSSPSLTRLAERLATVVGRDGIVDRPEALLVYECDGYTLERSTPALVVLPRTPEQVAEVVRVLAAERVPFVPRGAGTGLSGGTLPVAAPVMVCTSRLQAIESIDVRNRRVVAQAGVVNAWITRRVQDAGLLYAPDPSSQPACTIGGNVAENSGGPHTLKYGVTTNHVLGVELVLPSGEVVRLGGAVEDLPGYDLVGLVVGSEGTFGIVTRATLRLTRAPEAYRTFLAVFDSVDAASEAVSGIIAAGIVPAALEMMDGLILRAVEDAFHAGLPVDAGAVLLIELDGMAAGLDPLEERVRAVCTACGARELRVARDDAERALLWKCRKRAFGAVGRLAPSYCTQDGVVPRTRVPDILRSIAATAERHRLRIGNVFHAGDGNIHPIILFDERDPDEVARVLAAGREILEACVALGGSVTGEHGIGVEKIAQMPLLFSPEDLLAMTRVRAVFDPEGRANPHKIFPDAKVCVETRTPRRRAAL, from the coding sequence ATGAGCGTTCCTTCGGGCGCGAGCGCGCCAGCGGCGACCAGCTCGCCGTCGCTCACGCGGCTCGCCGAGCGTCTCGCGACGGTGGTCGGGCGCGACGGCATCGTCGACCGCCCGGAGGCGCTGCTCGTCTACGAGTGCGACGGCTACACGCTCGAGCGCTCGACGCCGGCGCTCGTCGTCCTGCCGCGTACGCCCGAGCAGGTCGCCGAGGTCGTGCGCGTGCTCGCGGCCGAGCGCGTGCCGTTCGTGCCGCGCGGCGCCGGCACCGGTCTCTCGGGCGGCACGCTGCCGGTCGCCGCGCCGGTGATGGTCTGCACGAGCCGGCTCCAGGCGATCGAGTCGATCGACGTGCGCAACCGGCGCGTCGTCGCGCAGGCGGGCGTGGTCAACGCGTGGATCACGCGCCGCGTGCAGGACGCGGGGCTGCTCTACGCCCCCGATCCGTCGTCGCAGCCGGCGTGCACGATCGGCGGCAACGTCGCCGAGAACTCGGGCGGTCCGCACACGCTCAAGTATGGCGTGACGACGAACCACGTGCTCGGCGTCGAGCTCGTGCTGCCGAGCGGCGAGGTCGTGCGCCTCGGCGGCGCCGTCGAGGATCTCCCGGGCTACGACCTGGTGGGGCTCGTCGTCGGCTCGGAGGGGACGTTCGGCATCGTCACCCGGGCGACCTTGCGCTTGACGCGCGCGCCGGAAGCGTACCGAACCTTCCTCGCCGTCTTCGACTCGGTCGACGCCGCGAGCGAGGCCGTCTCGGGCATCATCGCGGCGGGCATCGTCCCGGCGGCGCTCGAGATGATGGACGGGCTCATCCTGCGCGCCGTCGAGGACGCGTTCCACGCCGGCCTCCCGGTCGACGCGGGCGCGGTGCTGCTCATCGAGCTCGACGGCATGGCGGCCGGCCTCGACCCGCTCGAAGAGCGCGTGCGCGCGGTGTGCACGGCGTGCGGCGCGCGCGAGCTGCGCGTCGCGCGTGACGACGCCGAGCGTGCGCTGCTCTGGAAGTGCCGCAAGCGCGCGTTCGGCGCGGTCGGGCGGCTCGCGCCGAGCTACTGCACGCAGGACGGTGTCGTACCGCGCACGCGCGTGCCCGACATCCTGCGCTCGATCGCAGCGACCGCCGAGCGCCACCGTCTGCGGATCGGCAACGTGTTCCACGCCGGCGACGGCAACATCCACCCGATCATCCTGTTCGACGAGCGCGATCCCGACGAGGTCGCGCGCGTGCTCGCCGCCGGCCGCGAGATCCTCGAGGCCTGCGTCGCGCTCGGCGGCAGCGTGACCGGCGAGCACGGCATCGGCGTCGAGAAGATCGCGCAGATGCCGCTGCTGTTCTCGCCGGAGGACCTGCTCGCGATGACGCGCGTGCGCGCGGTATTCGATCCCGAAGGCCGCGCGAACCCGCACAAGATCTTCCCGGACGCGAAGGTGTGCGTCGAGACGCGCACGCCGCGCCGGCGGGCGGCGCTGTGA
- a CDS encoding TetR family transcriptional regulator: protein MAASRDALVFVEATAASRRERKKERTRREIFLAAIELFAARGFDAVTIDDVCEAADVARGTFFLHFPSKAALLVEYGRHMTQELAELLDGHRGGAVAALRAAFRHLAQRASERPQVVQLVVREVMSHPEALEHHGHQTRDFAEVLAGVVRRGQTAGELRAGVDPQLAATVLVSTYLAVVHEWARRAGDFDLETTLEHSLDLILNGLARQPGVVRGGARRKATR, encoded by the coding sequence ATGGCGGCGTCACGTGATGCTCTGGTCTTCGTGGAGGCCACCGCCGCGTCGCGGCGCGAACGCAAGAAGGAGCGCACGCGGCGCGAGATCTTCCTCGCCGCGATCGAGCTCTTCGCTGCGCGCGGCTTCGACGCGGTGACGATCGACGACGTCTGCGAGGCGGCGGACGTCGCGCGCGGCACCTTCTTCCTGCACTTCCCGAGCAAGGCGGCGTTGCTCGTCGAGTACGGACGCCACATGACGCAGGAGCTCGCGGAGCTCCTCGACGGCCACCGCGGCGGCGCGGTCGCCGCGCTGCGAGCGGCGTTCCGGCATCTCGCGCAGCGCGCGTCCGAGCGTCCGCAGGTCGTGCAGCTCGTCGTCCGCGAGGTGATGTCTCACCCGGAGGCGCTCGAGCACCACGGGCACCAGACGCGCGACTTCGCGGAGGTGCTCGCGGGCGTCGTGCGCCGCGGGCAGACGGCCGGCGAGCTCCGCGCCGGCGTCGATCCGCAGCTCGCCGCGACCGTCCTGGTGTCGACCTACCTCGCGGTGGTGCACGAGTGGGCGCGCCGCGCGGGCGACTTCGATCTCGAGACGACCCTCGAGCACAGCCTCGATCTGATCCTCAACGGGCTCGCACGTCAGCCGGGCGTCGTGCGCGGCGGCGCGCGAAGAAAGGCGACCCGATGA
- a CDS encoding FAD-dependent monooxygenase — protein MKNGTAVVIGGSIAGSCAARVLADHFERVVVLDRDAFPQGPLGRPGVPQGRHVHTLLARGCAELERLFPGFEETMLARGAMRIDFGLEFARLGREGWAPRQPGSVPTLFASRNLLESIVREALRRVRNVEVRERSTVTGLRATDGPERRIRAVCVSGPDGEQELAADLVVDAGGRSSHAPEWLRELGFEPPAETVVDSHAGYSTRWYAAPAQLPSEWWWKAIWIEFDFDHPESSYAGVLFPVENRQWIVTIAGASGHYPPSDEEGFTRALRELRSPILAEAVARATPISKVYSYRAMANRHRHYERWPVRLGGFVAVGDAACTFNPVYGQGMTSGALSARILGDCLARHDARAVDFPRRFFRAQARLQRDAWTMATGADFRLKATAGKRPLGFSWSLRYMDELFHATYDDRALRTRVSEVVNMLRPPSALFSPGVAAKVLLHAARRGFRPIPPADEVPALPPLDVVTERAA, from the coding sequence ATGAAGAACGGCACGGCGGTGGTCATCGGCGGCAGCATCGCCGGATCGTGTGCGGCGCGTGTTCTCGCCGATCACTTCGAGCGCGTCGTGGTGCTCGACCGCGACGCCTTTCCGCAAGGTCCGCTCGGACGTCCGGGCGTGCCGCAGGGCCGTCACGTGCACACGCTGCTCGCGCGCGGCTGCGCCGAGCTCGAGCGTCTCTTTCCGGGATTCGAGGAGACGATGCTCGCGCGCGGCGCGATGCGCATCGACTTCGGGCTCGAGTTCGCGCGGCTCGGACGCGAGGGCTGGGCGCCGCGTCAGCCGGGCTCGGTGCCGACGCTGTTCGCGAGCCGCAACCTGCTCGAATCGATCGTGCGCGAAGCGCTCCGGCGCGTGCGGAACGTCGAGGTGCGCGAGCGCTCGACGGTGACCGGGCTGCGCGCGACCGACGGACCGGAGCGTCGCATCCGCGCGGTGTGCGTCTCCGGACCGGACGGCGAGCAAGAGCTCGCGGCGGACCTGGTCGTCGACGCCGGCGGACGCTCGTCGCACGCGCCCGAGTGGCTGCGCGAGCTCGGCTTCGAGCCGCCCGCCGAGACCGTGGTCGACTCGCACGCCGGCTACAGCACGCGCTGGTACGCGGCGCCGGCGCAGCTGCCGAGCGAGTGGTGGTGGAAGGCGATCTGGATCGAGTTCGACTTCGATCACCCCGAGTCGTCGTACGCGGGCGTGCTGTTCCCGGTCGAGAACCGGCAGTGGATCGTGACCATCGCTGGCGCTTCGGGTCACTACCCGCCGAGCGACGAGGAAGGCTTCACGCGCGCGCTGCGCGAGCTGCGCTCGCCGATCCTCGCCGAGGCGGTCGCGCGCGCGACGCCGATCTCGAAGGTCTACTCGTACCGCGCGATGGCGAATCGGCACCGGCACTACGAGCGCTGGCCGGTGCGCCTCGGCGGCTTCGTGGCCGTCGGCGACGCCGCGTGCACGTTCAACCCGGTCTACGGTCAGGGCATGACGTCGGGAGCGCTGTCGGCGCGCATCCTCGGCGACTGCCTCGCGCGCCACGACGCGCGCGCCGTCGACTTCCCGCGCCGCTTCTTCCGCGCGCAGGCACGCCTCCAGCGCGACGCCTGGACGATGGCGACCGGCGCCGACTTCCGCCTGAAGGCGACCGCGGGCAAGCGGCCGCTCGGGTTCAGCTGGTCGCTGCGCTACATGGACGAGCTGTTCCACGCGACCTACGACGACCGCGCGCTGCGCACGCGCGTCTCCGAGGTGGTGAACATGCTGCGTCCGCCGTCGGCGCTGTTCTCGCCCGGCGTCGCGGCGAAGGTCCTGCTGCACGCGGCGCGCCGCGGCTTCCGGCCGATCCCGCCGGCGGACGAGGTGCCGGCTCTGCCGCCGCTCGACGTCGTGACCGAGCGCGCCGCCTGA
- a CDS encoding MGMT family protein, with the protein MAPKRRASRPAESNPRTRIYAVVRRIPRGKVATYGQVARLAGLAGHARQVGYALHALDGNSDVPWHRVVNARGEVSPRSAPGWEDVQRDLLEEEGVELARGRVDLARYGWKPRAR; encoded by the coding sequence ATGGCCCCGAAGCGGCGCGCGTCCCGTCCAGCCGAGTCCAACCCGCGCACGCGGATCTACGCCGTCGTGCGCCGCATCCCGCGCGGCAAGGTCGCGACCTACGGTCAGGTCGCGCGACTCGCCGGCCTCGCCGGACACGCGCGCCAGGTGGGCTACGCGCTGCACGCGCTCGACGGGAACAGCGACGTGCCGTGGCACCGCGTGGTGAACGCGCGCGGCGAGGTGAGCCCGCGCTCCGCGCCCGGCTGGGAGGACGTGCAGCGCGATCTCCTCGAGGAGGAGGGCGTCGAGCTCGCGCGCGGTCGCGTCGACCTCGCGCGCTACGGCTGGAAGCCGCGCGCGCGCTGA
- a CDS encoding acyl-CoA dehydrogenase family protein has translation MDLELDENQRAITDLAGQILRESLTRERLRAIEASEDRIATDEWKKLAEAGLLGVPLAEDVGGGGFGIVEACLVLEQVGRTVAPLPYLETVVGGAMTVDASGNDEQRRRILPRVVDGSLLLAPALLEEGDELVATLPRTTATRGPGAWRLDGKKRLVAAAHVADLLLVPARTADDTCAVFLVEPHATGVTLTRREATTFDLLCDVRLENVRVTDADVLGGTRDGMEIVKHMVRRLTAGLCALQAGVCAEALRLTAAHTSEREQFGQKIATFQAVAQRAADAYIDTEAVTLTARQAAWRLGAGLDADDALDAAKFWAAEGGFRVAHAAQHLHGGIGVDTEYPLHRYFRRTRQIELTLGGAAQHLVRLGDRIASRALG, from the coding sequence ATGGACCTCGAGCTCGACGAGAACCAGCGTGCGATCACGGACCTCGCGGGACAGATCCTGCGCGAGTCGCTGACCCGCGAGCGCCTGCGCGCGATCGAGGCGAGCGAGGACCGCATCGCGACCGACGAGTGGAAGAAGCTCGCCGAGGCGGGGCTGCTCGGCGTGCCGCTCGCGGAGGACGTCGGTGGCGGCGGCTTCGGCATCGTCGAGGCGTGCCTCGTGCTCGAGCAGGTCGGACGCACGGTGGCGCCGCTGCCCTATCTCGAGACGGTCGTCGGCGGCGCGATGACGGTCGACGCGTCGGGGAACGACGAGCAGCGCCGCCGCATCCTGCCGCGCGTCGTCGACGGCTCGCTGCTGCTCGCGCCGGCGCTCCTCGAAGAGGGTGACGAGCTCGTCGCGACGCTGCCGCGCACGACGGCGACGCGCGGCCCGGGCGCCTGGCGGCTCGACGGCAAGAAGCGTCTCGTCGCCGCGGCGCACGTCGCGGACCTGCTGCTCGTCCCGGCGCGCACCGCGGACGACACCTGCGCCGTCTTCCTCGTCGAGCCGCACGCGACCGGCGTCACGCTCACGCGTCGCGAGGCGACCACCTTCGACCTGCTGTGCGACGTCCGGCTCGAGAACGTTCGGGTCACGGACGCCGACGTGCTCGGCGGCACGCGCGACGGCATGGAGATCGTCAAGCACATGGTGCGGCGCTTGACGGCCGGCCTGTGCGCGCTGCAGGCGGGCGTCTGCGCGGAAGCCCTGCGCCTGACCGCCGCACACACCTCCGAGCGCGAGCAGTTCGGGCAGAAGATCGCGACCTTCCAGGCCGTCGCGCAGCGCGCGGCCGACGCCTACATCGACACCGAGGCGGTGACGCTCACCGCACGTCAAGCAGCGTGGCGCCTCGGTGCCGGGCTCGACGCGGACGACGCGCTCGACGCCGCGAAGTTCTGGGCCGCGGAGGGCGGCTTCCGCGTCGCGCACGCGGCGCAGCACCTGCACGGCGGCATCGGCGTCGACACCGAGTACCCGCTGCACCGCTACTTCCGCCGCACGCGGCAGATCGAGCTCACGCTGGGCGGCGCCGCGCAGCACCTGGTGCGGCTCGGCGACCGTATCGCGTCGCGCGCGCTGGGGTGA
- a CDS encoding FxLYD domain-containing protein — protein MSIFRRSPGRGGALALLLACALPTLLASCAATRSGTGAGGDAAGGGTGLVIVDLHAEPASDPSLVKLVGTIVNKTDQPVSRLSVKVEARDAQGRALTRVITPSLSDTIPPQGGTALFEANLPRSNLVHDYFAEVMPQ, from the coding sequence ATGAGCATCTTCCGTCGATCCCCCGGACGCGGCGGGGCGCTCGCGCTGCTCCTCGCGTGCGCGCTGCCGACGCTGCTCGCGTCGTGCGCGGCGACGCGCTCCGGAACCGGTGCCGGCGGCGATGCCGCCGGCGGAGGCACCGGGCTCGTCATCGTCGACCTGCACGCCGAGCCGGCGAGCGACCCGTCGCTGGTCAAGCTCGTGGGCACCATCGTCAACAAGACCGACCAGCCGGTGAGCCGGCTGTCGGTGAAGGTCGAGGCGCGCGACGCTCAGGGACGAGCGCTGACCCGCGTCATCACCCCGTCGCTGTCCGACACCATCCCGCCGCAGGGCGGGACGGCGCTGTTCGAGGCGAACCTGCCGCGCAGCAACCTCGTGCACGACTACTTCGCCGAGGTGATGCCGCAGTAA
- a CDS encoding M90 family metallopeptidase — MFGLRERRRRRLREAPFPPEWRAIIERNFPLFNRLPEEDQKELLGHVQVFLDEKKFEGCGGLVIDDEIRVTIAAQACLLLLHREPHYYPRLVTILVYPHPYVAKTRERLPGGVVLESESGRLGESWVEDIVVLAWDAVRRGASDANDGHNVVLHEFAHQLDQEDGTSNGTPILERRSNYVAWARILGAEFAALRRAVATGAPTDIDPYGATNPAEFFAVVTEEFFERPETLRRKHPALFEELREFYRMDPTTFASPRA; from the coding sequence ATGTTCGGTCTACGTGAGCGACGCCGGCGACGGCTGCGCGAGGCGCCGTTTCCGCCCGAGTGGCGCGCGATCATCGAGCGCAACTTCCCGTTGTTCAATCGCCTGCCGGAGGAGGACCAGAAGGAGCTCCTCGGCCACGTGCAGGTCTTTCTCGACGAGAAGAAGTTCGAGGGCTGCGGCGGCCTCGTCATCGACGACGAGATTCGCGTCACCATCGCCGCGCAGGCGTGCCTTCTGCTGCTGCACCGCGAGCCGCACTACTACCCGCGTCTCGTGACGATCCTGGTCTACCCGCACCCGTACGTCGCGAAGACGCGCGAGCGTCTGCCGGGCGGCGTCGTGCTCGAGAGCGAATCGGGACGGCTCGGCGAGTCGTGGGTCGAGGACATCGTCGTCCTCGCCTGGGACGCGGTGCGCCGCGGCGCGAGCGACGCAAACGACGGCCACAACGTCGTGCTGCACGAGTTCGCGCACCAGCTCGACCAGGAGGACGGCACGTCGAACGGCACGCCGATCCTCGAGCGACGCAGCAACTACGTCGCGTGGGCACGGATCCTCGGCGCGGAGTTCGCGGCGCTGCGTCGCGCGGTGGCGACCGGCGCGCCGACCGACATCGACCCGTACGGCGCGACCAACCCCGCGGAGTTCTTCGCGGTCGTCACCGAGGAGTTCTTCGAGCGTCCCGAGACGCTGCGCAGGAAGCACCCCGCGCTGTTCGAGGAGCTGCGCGAGTTCTACCGGATGGATCCGACGACGTTCGCGTCGCCGCGGGCGTGA
- a CDS encoding nitronate monooxygenase, which translates to MLRTALTERLGLEHPLIQAGMASECGARLAAAVSNAGALGSIGSIGGAPDRLAAEIEACRAATARPFAVNVVTWDWAPFARDLLEVALSCGTPVITLSFGDPLPALERCREAGVRVLVQVQDVPGARAALAARPDALIVQGGEAGGHAGRRGTLGFAAQVLDIARDAGSDVPIVVAGGIATGRGLAAALAMGAAGAVLGTRFKATPEFGVAAGADAEPDSLRAHKQAIVASDGDDTVKDEIVDDACALAWPRGVVGRVLGNRFTDEWRGRRDELRRAVADAARRSGHPSAFVAALGADPERALNWAGESAGQVREVLPAAEIVRSVVREAEELLRGTSALLA; encoded by the coding sequence ATGCTGCGGACGGCGCTCACCGAGCGGCTCGGCCTCGAGCACCCGCTGATCCAGGCGGGAATGGCGTCGGAGTGCGGCGCGCGGCTCGCCGCCGCGGTGTCGAACGCGGGCGCGCTCGGCTCGATCGGCTCGATCGGCGGCGCGCCCGACCGTCTCGCCGCGGAGATCGAGGCGTGCCGTGCCGCGACCGCGCGTCCGTTCGCGGTCAACGTCGTCACCTGGGACTGGGCGCCGTTCGCGCGCGACCTGCTCGAGGTCGCGCTCTCGTGCGGCACGCCGGTCATCACGCTGTCGTTCGGCGATCCGCTGCCTGCGCTCGAGCGCTGCCGCGAGGCGGGTGTCCGCGTGCTCGTGCAGGTACAGGACGTCCCCGGCGCGCGCGCCGCGCTCGCGGCGCGGCCCGACGCGCTGATCGTGCAGGGTGGCGAAGCGGGCGGTCACGCCGGACGGCGCGGCACGCTCGGCTTCGCGGCGCAGGTGCTCGACATCGCGCGCGACGCGGGGAGCGACGTGCCGATCGTGGTCGCGGGCGGCATCGCGACCGGGCGCGGGCTCGCTGCGGCGCTCGCCATGGGTGCTGCCGGCGCGGTGCTCGGCACGCGCTTCAAGGCGACGCCGGAGTTCGGCGTCGCGGCCGGCGCCGATGCGGAACCCGATTCGCTGCGCGCGCACAAGCAGGCGATCGTCGCGAGCGACGGCGACGACACCGTCAAGGACGAGATCGTCGACGACGCGTGCGCGCTCGCGTGGCCGCGCGGCGTCGTCGGGCGTGTGCTCGGGAACCGCTTCACCGACGAGTGGCGCGGACGGCGCGACGAGCTGCGCCGCGCGGTCGCCGACGCGGCGCGCCGGAGCGGCCATCCGTCCGCCTTCGTGGCGGCGCTCGGCGCGGATCCGGAGCGCGCGCTGAACTGGGCGGGCGAGTCGGCGGGTCAGGTGCGCGAGGTACTGCCCGCGGCCGAGATCGTGCGCTCGGTCGTGCGCGAGGCCGAGGAGCTGCTGCGCGGGACGAGCGCGCTGCTCGCCTGA
- a CDS encoding acyl-CoA dehydrogenase family protein, translated as MYIAYTPEQEALRAELRAYFEELMTPEVQAEVARGDTGGPHCLEAVRKMGRDGWLGIGWPKEYGGQGRGLVEQFIFYDEAWRALAPIPALTINAIAQTIMEFGSEEQKRFFLPRILAGELHFAVGYTEPQSGTDLASLKTRAVRDGDDWVINGQKIYTSLAGYADYIWLAARTDPDAPKHTGISIFAVPTSTPGFSYSIIHTLVSSGTTNTYYDNVRVPGSALIGGVNQGWKLITNQLNYERVAIAPPGMVEKVYEDTVRWAAETRLSDGRRVIDQEWVRMNLARVHAKLEFLRLINWKAVTSPSVNPAVSSATKVFGTEFFCEAYRLLLEVFGAAGTLRGPDAPLRGRLERAYQGTLFLTFGGGTNEVQRDLIALFGLGMPRVPRH; from the coding sequence ATGTACATCGCCTACACGCCCGAGCAGGAGGCGCTGCGCGCCGAGCTGCGCGCCTACTTCGAAGAGCTGATGACGCCCGAGGTGCAGGCCGAGGTCGCGCGCGGCGACACCGGCGGACCGCACTGCCTCGAGGCGGTGCGCAAGATGGGGCGCGACGGCTGGCTCGGCATCGGCTGGCCGAAGGAATACGGCGGGCAAGGTCGCGGCCTCGTCGAGCAGTTCATCTTCTACGACGAGGCGTGGCGCGCGCTCGCACCGATCCCGGCGCTGACCATCAACGCGATCGCGCAGACCATCATGGAGTTCGGCAGCGAGGAGCAGAAGCGCTTCTTCCTGCCGCGCATCCTCGCCGGCGAGCTGCACTTCGCGGTGGGCTACACGGAGCCGCAGTCCGGCACCGACCTCGCGTCGCTCAAGACGCGCGCGGTGCGCGACGGCGACGACTGGGTGATCAACGGGCAGAAGATCTACACGAGCCTCGCCGGCTACGCGGACTACATCTGGCTCGCGGCGCGCACCGATCCGGACGCGCCCAAGCACACGGGCATCTCGATCTTCGCGGTGCCGACGAGCACGCCCGGCTTCTCGTACTCGATCATCCACACGCTCGTCTCGTCGGGCACGACCAACACGTACTACGACAACGTGCGCGTGCCGGGCTCGGCGCTGATCGGCGGCGTCAATCAAGGCTGGAAGCTGATCACCAACCAGCTCAACTACGAGCGCGTCGCGATCGCACCGCCCGGCATGGTCGAGAAGGTCTACGAGGACACCGTTCGCTGGGCCGCGGAGACGCGGCTTTCCGACGGACGCCGCGTGATCGACCAGGAGTGGGTGCGCATGAACCTCGCCCGCGTGCACGCGAAGCTCGAGTTTTTGCGCTTGATCAACTGGAAGGCGGTGACCTCGCCGTCGGTGAACCCGGCCGTCTCGAGCGCCACCAAGGTGTTCGGCACCGAGTTCTTCTGCGAGGCCTATCGCCTGCTGCTCGAGGTGTTCGGCGCCGCGGGCACGCTGCGCGGCCCCGACGCGCCGCTGCGCGGACGGCTCGAGCGCGCCTACCAGGGCACGCTGTTCCTGACCTTCGGCGGCGGCACCAACGAGGTGCAGCGCGACCTGATCGCGCTCTTCGGCCTCGGCATGCCGCGCGTGCCGCGCCACTGA
- a CDS encoding cytochrome P450 produces the protein MDLLDLAQYEREGPPYALFAKLREEAPVYRHPEADGPGFWALTRYEDVVRVSRDSETFSSFQGGTMVQDARPEELFLLRQMMLNMDPPQHTKLRALINKGFTPRQVAQLRGRISELARAIVDRVAERGECDFVSDVAGELPSYVIAELMGIPLEDGRQLYRLTERMHTAEPTPEGLADAQAAIAEMMSYADGIRAEKRARPANDIASTLLAAEVDGEKLTDLEFDMFFLLLINAGGDTTRNLVAGGMLELIRHPDERRKLTENPSLLPTAIEEMLRYCSPVVHFRRTATRDVEIRGQTIAAGDKVVIFYASANRDPSVFSDPDRFDVTRSPNEHVAFGGGGVHYCLGANLARVEIHAMFEEVLRRLPDLELAGPVERLRSAFISGPRRMPVRFSARRA, from the coding sequence ATCGATCTGCTCGACCTCGCGCAGTACGAGCGCGAAGGCCCGCCGTACGCGCTGTTCGCGAAGCTCCGCGAGGAAGCGCCGGTCTACCGCCATCCGGAGGCGGACGGACCGGGCTTCTGGGCGCTGACGCGCTACGAGGACGTGGTGCGCGTGTCGCGCGACTCGGAGACCTTCTCCTCGTTCCAGGGCGGCACGATGGTGCAGGACGCGCGGCCCGAGGAGCTCTTCCTGCTGCGGCAGATGATGCTCAACATGGATCCGCCGCAGCACACCAAGCTGCGCGCGCTGATCAACAAGGGCTTCACGCCGCGCCAGGTGGCGCAGCTGCGCGGACGCATCAGCGAGCTCGCGCGCGCGATCGTCGACCGCGTCGCCGAGCGCGGCGAGTGCGACTTCGTCAGCGACGTCGCGGGCGAGCTGCCGTCGTACGTCATCGCCGAGCTGATGGGCATCCCGCTCGAGGACGGACGTCAGCTTTATCGCTTGACGGAGCGCATGCACACGGCGGAGCCGACGCCCGAGGGCCTGGCCGACGCGCAGGCGGCGATCGCCGAGATGATGTCGTACGCCGACGGCATCCGCGCCGAGAAGCGCGCGCGTCCGGCGAACGACATCGCGAGCACGCTGCTCGCGGCCGAGGTCGACGGCGAGAAGCTCACCGACCTCGAGTTCGACATGTTCTTCCTGCTGCTGATCAACGCGGGCGGCGACACGACGCGCAATCTGGTCGCGGGCGGGATGCTCGAGCTGATCCGCCACCCCGACGAGCGTCGCAAGCTCACGGAGAATCCGTCGCTGCTGCCGACGGCGATCGAGGAGATGCTGCGCTACTGCTCGCCGGTCGTGCACTTCCGCCGCACGGCGACGCGCGACGTCGAGATCCGCGGCCAGACGATCGCGGCGGGCGACAAGGTGGTGATCTTCTACGCGTCGGCGAACCGCGACCCGTCGGTGTTCTCCGACCCCGACCGCTTCGACGTCACGCGCTCGCCGAACGAGCACGTCGCGTTCGGCGGCGGCGGCGTGCACTACTGCCTCGGCGCGAACCTCGCACGCGTCGAGATCCACGCGATGTTCGAGGAGGTGCTGCGTCGCCTGCCCGACCTCGAGCTCGCCGGTCCGGTGGAGCGGCTGCGCTCGGCCTTCATCAGCGGTCCGCGGCGGATGCCGGTGCGCTTCAGCGCGCGTCGGGCGTAG